aaaacccgatttaaaatggctaaccgaaaaggctgatgggaaaagcagccaacaggacacaaacagacagctgtagacagaatagcgtattcggctctggggaagtcggcccagatcgatactcaagactattagcagcacatcaacccagacatctgcagtttaatcggctatccccgggaacaattacaGCATATTagtaattgaatgccgggccagacctgtcggcgcctgcagtggccgaaacaaagacaggtgaacgaccaccccccgatcgaggaatcgccccattattggagcatatcgaacccagtgattgggaacaagtccaatcacttgggactcggggccgagggccgccccgagaggcgggaagccctgggccctataaattgaggggccaagttcagatcgctctctctctcccttcttcacctgctcgcaaccttcgcaagaaccttcgacaaaggaccgtaagtctgactccagcgatcgctacccgatagagattcctagccatcgacccgtatcagccttttgaatcccgcaggccagatccaattcgataaaccatttgtttccctgacctggtgggccatctcataaagctaagtattggccagtagtggtaggttttgatatagatagtaggattattgtgtcagtattgattgctgtacaaaataaatgaccattgatttcaatcttactaagcggtgtgctgacttgttaatcataactcgagcttgaaccacgtggcggtatcagaaagatacctggcgactcgtgggcaaaggtgacataatcagagctaataaactaaggctaaaaagagcaacaatacttcggtgttctctaaaccctgacccgtaatatgacccagagctgggatcgaacctgggacctcggcactgtgaggcagcaatgctatccactgcgccaccgtgctgccccagctcttTGCTCCTCCTGCAactaaagagaatctaaccatcatcccctGACATTCAGTGGCGTTATCATGACTGAATGCCCCAGTTGCAACATcctggggggagaaggagggggggctaccattgaccagaaactgaacaggggTGGCCATATAACTATCATGGCTAAGAGCAGTTCGGAGGCTAGGAAGCCTGCAGCAAGTAAACAATTTCCTGATTCCCCTAAATCCTGTCCACATCCTACAAGGGACAAATCATGTGGAAAATGAGTTTAACAATCCTGAGATAGACAATGTCAATAAGATCCCCAGTGTCTCTGCAACCTCCTCGAGCCCCACAACCCTCagtgtaaatacaagttgttggaTTACACCCTGagatggacaatgtcaatgggatcctcagtatctctgtaacctcctccagccccataaccgtctgtgtaaatacaagttgttggaGTCCACCCTGAGATAGGCAACGCCAACCCGATCCCCCTCATCCACTAACACAGTAACGTCTTCACAAAATTCAAAGAGGTTTGtaagagggcagcacgatagcacagtggttggcactgttgcttcacagctccagggtcccaggtgtgattcccggctttggtcactgcctgtgcggattctgcacgttccccccatctgtgtgggtttcccagggtgctccggtttcctcccacaagtcccgaaagtcgtactgttaggtaattagggcattctgaattctccctctgtgacccggacaggctccggaatgtggcgactgggggattttcacagtaactccattgcagtgttaatgtcagcccgcttgtgacaataataaagattattattaactcttCTCACGATAGTGAATGACGTGACTGTCCTTCCTCCTGTATTGTTCCTGTTGAATGAAGGAGAATATCATAGATAGTGCATTTAAAATGGGATGTTGTAGCTCTGAAAATCAGTAACATCTGAAAATATTAAAACTGCAGCCAGTTCTCGGgtttgttaacatcagcagaatcaaaccagatattgtcagaccaTCAATCGTGGAGGTGATTAACAGCAGCACAAACAGCAATATCCAATCCCTGCACTCACTTGTCAACTTTCCGACGTCTCAGCTCATatcgtgactgagtgaatcccatcctACAGCATCGATGTTCAATCTCGGCCCTTtgtgaaccttctccttagtgtgaattcgctggtgtcttaagaggctggatgactgagtgaatcccttcccacacactgagcaagtaaatggtctctccccggtatgAACACGCTCGTGTGTACGGAGATTAGATGAAGACATGAATCTCTTTCCACAGGATATGCAGTTGAATGCTCTACCCTTGGAGTGCATTCGTTGGTGTAACATGAGtctggctgactgagtgaatcccttcccacagaaggAGCAGCTGAACAATCTTTCCCCAGGATGGACACACTGGTGTGTCAGcaagtgggatgactgagtgaatcccttcccacactccgagcaggtgaatggcctctccccagtatgaatctGCTGGTGTTTCACAAGGTGGGATGACTTagagaatcctttcccacatacggaacaggtgaatgacctctcccctgtgtgaatttgttggtgcATCAGAAGCTGAtgtgacagagtgaatcccttcccacactccgagcagatgaatggcctctccccagtgtgaatccgctggtgagtACGCAGGCTGGAttcctgagtgaatcccttcccacacatgtagcaggtgaaaggcttctccccagtgtgaatccgctggtgtgtaagcaggctggataactgagtgaatctcttcccacacttgtagcagatgaatggcctctccccagtgtgaacccgctggtgtgttagcaggttggataactgtgtgaatcccttcccacacttggagcaggtgaatggcctctccccagtgtgaactcgctggtgtgcagtAATGGCGGAagaacaagtgaatcccttcccacaaatgcAGCAAGAGAACGGTCGCTGCccagtgtgagtgtattggtgtgcagTGAGGGCAGACGGAtgcctgaacctctttccacaggaggtgcagctgaATGGTTTGTCTTcggtgtgaattcgttggtgtgacATCAAGCCAGctgattgagtaaatcccttcccacactcagagcaggtgaacggtctctctcctgtgtgaatgcgccgatgtgtTTCCAGCAGGCAtcgataattgaatcccttcccacagtccccacatttccatgtctTCTCCATGGTGTGGGTGTCCTTGCAGCTCTCCAGTTCGGACAGTCAGTTGAAGACTTGTCAACACAGAATACTTGAACTTTTTCCCCTGTCTGTGAATGAAGCAGGCTGTGTAATTGGTTCAAACACTTTGCACAGTCAGCGTACTGGAATACTGTCACTcagatgtgtgtgtgtctctgtgctttgcCAATCACACTGACCTTTGAACTCTTCTGCCACAGATAGAAcagagaaacatttctccttccacattcaaaggccATTGATATCCAGGTACTGATGAAGCCATTAACTCAGCCAGATGCTGTTGTAATATTTGGTTTGAGTTTCCAGTCTTTGAATCCTCCCCCTTTAATACCCTGTAAAAGGTGGTTACAAAATTtagcactatcagtgctggatagaaattcagaacagacaattctagtttctctggaacattttttcctctcttgttcccccaaagctgtcaatcccagtcccacacactctccctcctccctgggctgcaatccaaacccatctcaccatctgcaccatttctttcctctgcctgggttcagttctccagctcctgtctgcagactgacaataaaatctttttctctcctggtcactggaaccctgaagccccgcccactcggTGTTACGTCACCAAGATGGCCGCATAAGCACCCACCTCGCCGCTGAACCACGATGAGAACCGTGAACCAGGGCCTGCTCCTGGTAAAAGCCTTGTAGCCTCAAACGGGGCACCTGCAGCTGCATTTGGGGGGATTTGCGGCCTACACCGGGCGTCATCGAAGCCTCCTCGCCCTCCCGCCGcatccactcctcctctcccccggcCACGATCCTCACCGTCAGCCGAGCAACAAACAAGGGTCTGTCACCTTCACACATACTGCGCATGCTCGGAAAACTGCGGCATTGCGCATGCGTACCCGTTCCCTGTTGCGGGGATATTCTCCACCGCGGGGTCTGCTGGGTATTGGACCATTGTTCCCCTCACAGCTTCGCGGACGCAATGCGCATGCCCCCGCGCAGACCGGCAGGTTCCCGCACCTGCGCGTTTCTGCCATTCTGAGAGAATGACTGCCTCACTCGTGTGGTGCATTCTGGGCAGGTGCATCtaattaacagagagagagagttcatgtCACAATCATTGAATAATAGAATGGTATAAAACAGTGAACAATATCACTCCCAATCCCTACCAGTCTCTCTCTAAATgattatggtaagaagtcttacaagaccaggtctTACAGttttcctggctctgggtcactgtccgtgtggagtttgcacattctccccgtgtctgcgtgggttttgcccccacaacccaaagatgtgcagggtaggcggattggccacgctaaattgccccttaattggaaaaaatgaattgggtcctctaaatttagaaaaaaaaagaagtcttacaacaccaggttatagtccaacaggtgtgttttgaatcactagttttcggagcactgctccttcctcaggtgaatgaaaaggtaggttccacaaacatatatatagacaaagtaagaagtcttacaacaccaggttaaagtccagcgggtttgtttcaaacacgagctttcggagtgctgctccttcctcaggtgattgaagaggtatgttccagaaacatatatatagacaaagtcaaagatggaaGACAATGCTTtgtatgtgagcatttgcaggtaattaagtctttacagatccagagataggggtaaccccaggttaaagagatgtgaatcgtCTCAAGTTGTCTtttcattcacatgaggaaggagcagcgctccgaaagctaatgatttgaaacaaacctgttggactttaacctggtgttgtaagacttcttactgtgctcaccccagtctaacgcctgcatctccacatcataaattattatggtaagaagtcttacaacatgggcagcatggtggcgcagtgggttagccctgctgcctcacggcgccaaggtcccaggttcgatcccggctctgggtcactgtccgtgtggagtttgcacattctcctcgtgtttgagtgggttttgcccccacaacccaaagatgtgcaggctaggtggattggccacactaaattgccccttaattggtaaaattgaattgggtcctctaaatttaggaaaaaaaagaagtcttacaacaccaggttatagtccaacaggtgtgttttgaatcactagttttcggagcactgctccttcctcaggtgaatgaagaggtaggttccacaaacatatatatagacaaagtaagaagtcttacaacaccaggttaaagtccagtgg
This portion of the Scyliorhinus torazame isolate Kashiwa2021f chromosome 5, sScyTor2.1, whole genome shotgun sequence genome encodes:
- the LOC140419732 gene encoding uncharacterized protein; the protein is MEKTWKCGDCGKGFNYRCLLETHRRIHTGERPFTCSECGKGFTQSAGLMSHQRIHTEDKPFSCTSCGKRFRHPSALTAHQYTHTGQRPFSCCICGKGFTCSSAITAHQRVHTGERPFTCSKCGKGFTQLSNLLTHQRVHTGERPFICYKCGKRFTQLSSLLTHQRIHTGEKPFTCYMCGKGFTQESSLRTHQRIHTGERPFICSECGKGFTLSHQLLMHQQIHTGERSFTCSVCGKGFSKSSHLVKHQQIHTGERPFTCSECGKGFTQSSHLLTHQCVHPGERLFSCSFCGKGFTQSARLMLHQRMHSKGRAFNCISCGKRFMSSSNLRTHERVHTGERPFTCSVCGKGFTQSSSLLRHQRIHTKEKVHKGPRLNIDAVGWDSLSHDMS